GTGGCCAGCTTCACAAGTAAGTTCCACAGCTTATCAGAGCCTTAACCTTGTCCATGTTTATGTATTAATACCATGGAAGCTTCATGATTCTGATTATTGCGTCACACTGAATCCATTTCATTGACAAAATCCAAAATGAACTATATGAATCATTGGTTAGATAAGTTCGCTTATTGTTTGTGCTGGCTCTCCTGAATAGATGAATCCACCAAGTCTAGTGGATTCCACTTACTAGCATTATAGTTGATACAAGTTCATATACCCATTTCTGATACTGCTGTcttgtattttgatttttatcgCTAGCTATCACGCACTGGAGAGAAGGGAAGCCTGCAAAGGAGGAaaagaagcaacaaggagagcTGCATCTGGCaagagttcttcttcttcagctgcaCCTAGACCTTCCTCTTCGAATGGTACCCGTAAGCACGAACCAGCATCCTCCAACGCTGGGAATCACCACTCGTCAAGAGCTCCCTCGTCTAAACAAACTAAACCAGCGCCTGCTGCTGCGGCGGCTGCTTACGATGAAAAGGTAGTTGTCTCTCATTTCTTGAATTACACCAAAGTCTTTATTTAAGAAGCTCACTAACTCGCTTTCCTTATCACACAGATCACAGAACTGAAACTCTACATAGACAGtttggagaaagagagagacttcTACTTCTCTAAACTACGAGATGTAGAGATTCTCTGTCAGAATCCAGACACAGAACACTTGCCTGTAAGCAAAAGCCTTCTCAATCCCTCCTCGTTCTAAAGAAGTTTCAGAATGTTTACTAATCATCACTCTTTTTGTTTGTGTTCTGCAGCTCGTTGGTTCCATAAAAAGAATCCTCTACGCAGCAGATGGAGAAGACCTTGGAGCAGCAGCAGCAGAGACACAGACCTTAAGCCCTATTGCTGAAGGATCGGAAGAGAGAAGGAACAGTGCAATAGAGTCGCAGAAAAGGAAACTCATAGTGAATCAAGACGTGGATGCTGCAGCGATTACATCACTCTCCCCAAGACAGCGCCTCTCTGATTCTTCTGATGTCAAATGCAGTGGCTCATCTCCTCTTTTGACCTGCTGAATCTCCTTCCGACTACTCTGTTTCTTATGAACGTTACTGTTATGTTCGAAAATTCTATATTACTTTATATAAGCCTATTATTACTATAAACCTATTATTACTATGTGCTTAAAAAGAAAGCATCATTCATATGATGTTTTGTAATCGTTGTGGTATAATAATAATCTGTTTTGACATATTTTATTGATTGTTAAGGTTTCCGAAGACTCATGTTAGCTAATCAATCTTTGGCAAAAATTACAAAGACAAAACTAAAGAAACCACTTTATTTATTTCCACTTTATACAATTGAGCTCTTATCAGACCTCTAGCATTTATTTCCActttatacaaaattaatagTTTAAATTTCTGCCATTTTAGATTGAAAAAAACCATTAATGCGAATAGACTACTTTGACGTACAGCATGCACTACACATGGCACATTATGCATCAATAGAAAAGTCTGAGAAATAAGGCATATGCATTATGCTCAAGTTCTTTCATCTGCGGTGTATAAAACTGGCTCAACGTATTTGACATTCTTTCAACACAGTTAAAAGTAAGAGAATCCTGATTTTGTTCAACATTTCgaaattttcaaaatagaatGACAAATTATAAATAACGAATATTCACAGCCTACAAAGTCTACTGTCTAGAAAACACATGAAGTTTGACCGTTGAACGCGAGAAGTCATGATTATTGCAACGAAGAGCGTGAAGAGAAGTCAGAAAAAGCAataacaaaaagttaaaaaaaaaaagaggtccAAGTAATCAACGACCAGGATTACCCCCCCTTCTTTAAATCGAACGGTTGACATCAACTAGAGTGAGATTTGGGCTGGAGCATGACGATTGCGATGATGACACGTGGTCCCTTACTTGACGCGATGGACCGTTACTTTATATAACTCCTCAAAAACCGAAGACCCaacccaaaattaaaaaaataaaaaaatgggaCAAGCGCCGTCGTCTACGGCGGAATCAACCGCCAGAGAGATAGATCTTAGGCTAACCTCTCCGGTGATTGTTTCCGGTAGAGGAGAATCGATGGATTTAGAAAACAGCGGTGCGGTTACAGATCGTGATTACACCGAAGATCTACCGGGTGAATGTTTAGCTCACGTGTTCCAGTACCTCGGAGCCGGAGATCGCAAGCGATGCTCTCTCGTCTGCAAACGGTGGCTATTCGTCGACGGTCAGAACCGCCACCGGTTATCTCTCGACGCTAGAGACGAGATCCTCTCGTTCCTCCCGTCTATGTTCGACCGGTTCGATTCGGTTACGAAGCTCGCTCTCCGGTGCGATCGGAAGTCTTTAAGCTTGAGCGACGAGGCTCTGGTGATGATCTCGGTGCGTTGCTCGAATCTGACTCGCGTGAAGCTTCGCGGCTGCCGCGAGATCACGGATCTGGGGATGGTGGAGTTCGCGAAGAACTGTGGGAATCTGAAGAAGCTCTCCGTTGGATCTTGTAACTTTGGAGCGGAAGGAGTTAACGCGATGCTTGAGAATTGCAAGGCTCTTGAGGAGTTGTCGGTGAAGAGACTCAGAGGGATTCACGAAGCTCCTGAGTTGGTTGGTTCATCGTCTTCTCTTAGATCCGTCTGCTTGAAGGAGCTTGTGAATGGTCAGGTGTTCGAACCGTTGGTTGCTAATACTAGAACGTTGAAAACTTTGAAGATTATTCGTTGTCTTGGCGATTGGGATAAAGTTCTTAAAACGATCGGAGAAGGAGACAGCTCGTTGAGTGAGATTCATCTGGAGAGGCTGCAAGTTAGTGACTTTGGGCTTTCCGCGGTATCTAAATGCTCAAAGGTGGAGACTTTGCATATAGTGAAGACGCCGGAGTGCTCTAACTATGGGTTGATTGATGTTGCGGAGAGATGTAAGCTGCTGAGGAAGCTTCACATTGATGGTTGGAGGACTAATAGGATCGGTGATGAAGGTCTGATGGCGGTAGCGAAAAACTGCTTGAACTTACAGGAGCTTGTGCTGATTGGCGTTAATGCGACGCATATGAGTTTAGCAGCCATTGCTTCAAACTGTGAGAAGCTGGAAAGATTAGCGCTTTGTGGAAGTGGAACTATAGGGGATACGGAGATCGCTTGTATTGCTAAGAAGTGCGGTGCGTTGAGGAAGTTCTGTATTAAAGGATGTGCGGTGTCGGATCTTGGGATCGAGGCGCTCGCTGTTGGTTGTCCTAACCTGGTGAAGTTGAAGGTGAAGAAGTGTAAAGTGGTGACTGGAGAGATTGGAGAATGGCTAAGAGAGCGAAGGAGGACGCTTGTGGTGTGTATGGATGGTGATGGGAGTGAAGCAACGGTTGCGCCGGAGGGCGAGGTTGAGACTGTTGTGGGGGAGCCAAGAGTGGGTCAAGCTGGTGGTGCGGCGGAGGTTGGATCAGGTAATGGTGGAGGAAGTAGATTAGCGATGATTAGATCAAAGTTTGGGTTTCTTGGTGGAAGGAACTTGATAACTTGCACATTCGGGAGATGGTCTCATAATGATAATGGTACTAGTTCTACTTGATATTTGATAATGATAACTGTCAAAatgctttctttcttcttcttttgtaatCCTCCTTTCATGATGTGTTTCACACTGTGTGTAAGAAGAAGCCTTGTCGATTAGAAAAGTCATTCCATGTAAGaacatttatttgtttctttcttttattaacTATTGATTTGTGGGCATATTATGTGACGTTTGTATTTATAAGATTGCAACGAACAGATTAAAATGATCTACTATTTAAGAGGTTACTTAAAATGGTAATTACTTTCAGTTCTTCTCCCTCACAAGAAGGGAGAAACAATACATTTGTACACTGATTACAATTAATTGTTTGCTTTTAGTGATCGTTTTGTATCTTTCTTCAACGAGGTGCTGTACCATCAAAAGCTGTGTGATCCTCTAGGCTAACCAGAGAGCCTTTTGGCTTCTTTGTTCACCACTCGGAGCTCTGAGGAAGTCTGGCCACGGTGTCCTCTTTGATGTCACTATGATTTCCAAGGGcgaatttattaattattatccaGCTTGCAtacaagtaaaataaaattgcaAGTCGAACTTACCCAGGTGAGAACTTGCTAAGCTCTGGCTTCAACCTGGAGGCACCAAAGCAAAGACACGGTGGCCACAGGTTCTAAGTGGTTCCACCATAGAAGGAACCTTGACCAGAGACAATGGACTATCATTCTCATCCAACAATTTGATGCTCTGTTTAACCCCCATGTTGGTTTACCATCCACATATTTTTATGTCGAAACTTAAGTTCAGGACCACAATGAAAAGCAAAAACTAACTTTTTATgaatatagttatttttttccTGCAGCTCGGCTTTCATGTCACTAGTTGCAGAGAATTCTACACCGGTAGTAACAGTATGACTTTGATGTAAGAGCAAATTCAGTAAATTTGAGATAGATTCACTGATTCCAAGTAAACTATTCGGATAAAAGATACCGACGTTATTCTTCTTAGCCTTTTAGGATAGTACCGAGCTTATTTCTATTAGCCTCCTACACTAGTATGTCTTCCATGGTTTATCGGGTACCAAGTGACATTCAAATAAGTTTGGTACCTTTTATCCGAATAACTTACTTGGATTCAGAGGAATCAAGCTCAAACTAACTTACCTAACTGAACGTACTCCTATATCAAAATTATTATGGTATACTATCAGTAATTCTTCAGCTAGTGACATGAAAGTAGAGCtgttgaaaaataataaaaaaactcttAAAAAGCAGTTACTTTGGCTTTTCATTGCGGTGCAGTCAATCTTCTTGGCATAAAACTAGGACCTTAGATAGGCATTGAAGTCAAAGCTTCGCCTTTTTGCCTCACTTGTTGATTCATCATCAAAACTGATGATAACTCATCTATCGGGAGTTTTTCGTTGCCAATGGTGTTAGTTGTTTTACAGAGCTAGGCTTCAGCTGGAGAAGCTGGTTTGCGCCTTTGGTGGTGTATAGATTGGTGATGGAAGTGGAGAAGATGAGGAAGACgactatataataataaaaagttatttaatttactgtttcttcttttagattgttttttttttgtcgacagtGATACAGTTTTTGCATGATATTATAGTCTAACACATGTATAAAGAACATAAAAAGAGTTACACGTAGCAATACGTGTTACTACAACACTGAAACTCCATCAAGACATGTTGGGTATCACTATTAGTCGCCGTTGCTAGGTCTTCGGATAGTTTGAGAAATGGACTTTCCTCCACCAGATAATTGCAGCGTTAAGATTAACGCCAACTCATTATTAACCAAGACATTCATCAGAACATTTCATAGATAGAAATTACAATTCTACTTACCCTAAAATCAGAATAGTcaaaatattctctttttaaTTTCCAATCATAACCAATAAGCTTTGCTCAGCGTAGGACATCAAAGAATTAATATGGATAactgaacaaagaaaaagatcaACCCAAAACACATTCAGGAATTGGCACTTCACTAAGATCGAATCACTTAATTAACGAGTAAAGACGAAAGATAACAAAATCCACTACCGGAAAAGACAGTCGGACTAAGCTGAAAAACAAATCCAAATAAGACCGCTATTGGGGTTTCTTTTTAGAGCAGTATTAATCCAGacttttaatttgattttttttaacactgactcttatattttttatctaaGAGATAGTTCAAACTACAAAACGGTTCTTAGTCGAAACTAAAAACTGCATCCTAAGAACCAGGTTAATCATGGCCTTACAAATTGATTATTTCGAGTTTACTGTCTTCTTACAACCATGACACCATGGCcatgtaataataaaacatttatcatTCGTAGGACATGTCATGAATATAGATGGATTAATTATAAATCCAAATGCCAATAAAAGCCCAATACGGCCCAAAAAgtggcagaaaaaaaaaatacgttttttagtaaaataaaataaaaccacaAGTTTTAAGCGATTCGCTTCGACACCTAGTATATGGCGGCGGCGATGTTTTCGTCTCCCGTCGTGACTCGTCAGCTCACGAAACCCTAATCTATCCAATCTCTACTCTCTCCTTTCTTTTCGCACCCTAAAATCGAACAATGACCCAGAATCCGGATCCGAACCCTGATCCATCGCAAGACGATCTCCTCTCCTcggagcagcagcagcagcagccggAGAGCTTGAGCATCGATACGAGGGTGGAGCAAGCATGGGCACACTGGAAGAAGCTAGGTAAACCCAAGTACATCGTTGCTCCAATGGTGGATAACTCGGAGCTTCCGTTCCGATTGCTCTGCCAGAAATACGGAGCTCAAGCTGCTTACACACCGATGCTTCATTCCAGAGTCTTCACCGAGACTGAGAAGTATCGTAACCAAGAGTTCACCACTTGCAAGGTATAATaatgattcaatttttttaaaaaatatatcagtttttttttaattcgttgtTGTGTGTAGGAGGACAGGCCATTGTTTGTTCAGTTCTGTGCTAATGATCCTGATACGCTCTTGGAAGCTGCAAAGAGAGTCCAACCTTACTGCGATTATGTTGATATCAACTTAGGGTAACCACAAGTCTCTAATTCTTCAATAAAGATACGATTTTTATGCATTAGTGACTTAGTTCTGATAATTAAGTTATATTCAATGATTTGGGTTCGGAGATTCTGGAAAAGATAAAGAGTTGAGTGAGTGTTAGTAGTTTAGTTCAGTGATTTGGGTGCCACAATGTTCAATAAAGATGggatttttattaagttttgttAGTTCTGATAGCATCACTACTGTTAGTACTTAGTTCTGATAATTAAGTTATATTCAATGATTTGGGTTTGGAGATTCTGTAAAAGATAAAGAGTTTAGTGAGGTGTTAGTACTTTAGTTCAGTGATTTGGGTGCCACAATGTTCAATAAAGATGggatttttattaagttttgttAGTACTTTGATAATGAAGTGAATGTTCATTTGAGTAGTTTGAACTTTGGGCTACTGAGTAAGACCTTTTTGATTTTAGGTGTCCTCAACGGATTGCGAAGCGAGGGAACTATGGTGCATTCCTGATGGATAACCTTCCTTTGGTGAAGTCACTCGTTAAGAAGTTAGCTCAGAACCTAACTGTTCCCGTCTCCTGCAAGATCCGTATTTTCCCTAACCTTCAAGATACACTCAACTACGCCAAGATGCTAGAAGAAGCCGGCTGCTCATTACTAGCGGTTCACGGCCGGACGAGAGATGAGAAAGACGGGAAGAAGTTTAGAGCTGATTGGGGAGCCATCAAGGAGGTGAGAGAAGCTCTGAGGATCCCTGTTTTAGCGAATGGGAATGTGAGATGCGTTGAAGATGTGGATGAGTGCATCAGAGAGACGGGTGTTGAAGGCGTTCTTTCCGCTGAGACGCTTCTTGAGAACCCTGCGGCCTTTGCTGGGTTTAGAACAGCTGAGTGGGCTAAAGAAGAGGGATACGTGGATGGAGGATTAGATCAGGGAGATTTAGTTGTTGAGTATTTGAAGTTATGTGAGAAGCATCCGGTTCCATGGAGGATGATTCGGTCTCACGTGCATAAGATGCTGGGAGATTGGTTTAGGGTGCACCCACAGGTTAGGGAGGAGTTTAATGCTCAAAACATATTGACGTTTGAGTTTCTGTACGGTCTTGTGGATCAGCTTAAAGAGCTTGGGGGACGAGTTCCACTCTACAAGAAAAGGAAGATAGATACTCCACAGTCTCCATAAAGGGTTTAGAGAGTTTAATTTATACGTTATTGATTTATTGGGATTTttatgttgtatcaatatgtcTAAATACTTTTTGAAGTAAAACTGTCACTACTTTTAAGTTATAAAGATATTTTGTATGATTTATCATTTGCTAAGTTCATTAAAAGAatagttgtttaaaaaaaaactatgttttagtggtttttaagtgaaaagtaCCTCCAAGTACATATGTTTTTTGGGTGAAATTTAATTGATTGAAGCTGGGAGAAAAAGCTCTGAGGAATATCAACTCAGGAGGGTTGTTCTCCATCATTGAGGTGAATCCACGCTAAAATGAGAAAAACGAAGGGGCCATTATTGTTGAGATCAAACTGAAAGAGCTCGAACACAAGTCATGGAGTGTAGTTCCTGGACCTGGAGGAGCTCCCACTCTGGTTCCTTACTGGAATAATTACGAATTTGATTGGTTTTAATAACAATTGTAATTGATTTTGCTTTGCTGTTGTTTATATATGCATCAGGCTTCATTCCAGCCAGGTGGGTCTTAACAGGTCTCTCATGGGTTCAGTCACCACTAGCAACTTCTTGAATCCTCAGGTATATTTTGGCAAGCTTACATAAGTctgatttcctttttttttttgttacatggATTGCAGCTTGGTGCTGAGATTAGAGTACCTGTGAAGAACACGCATGTGTATGCATTTGCTGAGCATGGGAACGAATTGAGAAGCTCCAAGGACGTGAAAGGGAACCCAACCGCAGTGTATAGGAGAATGGGACAAGGTTCATCATACGGTGTAGGAGTGAAGTTAGGTTTTGGTAAGAGCTGAGTATTAAGGTTAATGAGAAGTAAGTTCGTGCAACTCACTTTAGGCTTTGCCATTTTTATCTTCAAGGATTTGTTCTTTCAAATAATTGTTTAATGTTAAATGTTTTGATTGTGTTGTTGAGTTATGCTGATAATTTTCTTCATCCTTTTAACTCCATTGTTTAAAGTTTTAAGTGCAAGTGAGGGACAACGTTGAGCTTCTTAATACTTAGTGGTATTAATTTTTgagaagaaaattttataatatttgattaaaGTATAATCCGCGCTTTACCTTTCTAGTAGTTGACAAATGAGAATCTATAATATTGGTACTATATCATGTCGGCTTGGTGCGCTATCTTATAAAATTACCAGCAGGAGATAGTGGGTCATAGAATATTAGGAGGCAATAAAATTTGATCAAGTGCCAATGGCTGCAAACATCCACAAAGTCGTCTTCATAGCTAGTAAGGTTGACACGACCAAGGAAACAAAACATATCTTATTTTGAGATCTTTCAATTCGATTTGAGATGGTTGATGCGATCACGGGGTACGTTGTCGGAAAGATGGGTGACTATCTCATCAAACAAGCGTCGATGCTGATGACAGTCAGGGATGATCTTGAAGAGCTGAAGACGGAGTTGACTTGCATCCACTGTTATCTCAGGGATGTTGAAAGCACGAGAAAGAGAAGATGAGGTCTCAAAAGAGTGGACTAAAATGGTTTTAGATATAGCTTATGATGTAGAAGATGTTTTGGAcacttattttctaaaattcaaAGAAAGATCACAGAGGAAAGGTTTGATGACGATATCAGATCCCTCAAGAGAAGACTTCTTGATATCACTCGCAAGCGTCATGCTTACGGCATAGGAAGAAGATTCAAAGAGGTAACAAGTTGGAGGGTGAGGCAGCTTCGATGTGCTCGACCTGTTGATCATGAAGAGCTAGTAGTTGGTTTTGAAGatgatgttaagtttcttttggcAAAGCTTcttgatgatgagggtgagCGATATATCATCTCGATATTTGGCATGGGAGGTCTCGGGAAGACTGCTCTTGCTAGGAAGCTCTACAACTTGAGGGATGGGAGCGTCCACCATCTTATGGACAACAACTACTTGTGTGACAGACGTGTGAACAAACGGATGTGGTCCTTCTTGTTCTTCGGAGAGCACAAGGTAATGCTGGGAAGTTATGTTAAGACCACAAACTTGAAACTGAAGCTACTTAGAGTGCTTAATCTCAGAGGGCTTCTGTTTGACTGTGAAGGATACATCCCCTTTATGAGtttaccagatgtgatatgcGAGTTAATACACTTGAGGTATCTTGGTGTAGCTGATACTGGTCTTAGACATTTACCATCTCTGATCTCCAACTTACAGTTTCTACAGACACTAGATGCATCAGGCAACCGGTTTGAGGGAATGACTGATCTACGTAAGCTCACATCACCAAGGCACCTCATGGGAAGATTCATTGGAGAATTACTAATAGGAGATGTGGTTAACTTCCAGACTTTAAGGTCTATCTCCTCCTATCAGTGCACAAGGTTTTGCTCGGCTGAGGAAGCTTGCATTGTTCAGAGTAAGATTAGATTCATTGTGgatagaagaagaagccatgcCTAGTTTGATGCATCTGAATCTGCTCAACAGATTAGGACCAAGAACGAAGCTGATGATTCCAGATCGATTTTTGGCACTTGTTAGAGGTTACTAGATTATAAGCTTATGATTCAATATCTAACTTTTAGGCCCTGCTATACATAATTTCAAGAATATGATGAGCttgtggaagaagagaaaattaCTCATGGGGTTGAATCACTTCCACGCACACGCATGTCAACACAAAAATATcatggttttttttattttaaaaaggaaaaatgtaGTTACAATAGCTTTTCTGATGAAAAATTGCACTGTAACAGTCAAATAATTGCTTAATGTTATTGTTCTGCTTGGGTTGTTTGAGTTGTGCTGAGAACGGGGACAGAGTTTCTTCTTTGAGATTTGTGTTAATTTGATCCCCTaaactttttgttttatgttttaaataatcaaaaatctGAGCCAAAAGTTGAGACGTATTTGATTTGACACAACATTTTTCTAATTGTCAAACTTTTTTTTGGGAAACTTTTAATTGTCAAACTTTGGGATTAAATACGACATTTCAGAATATATACGACTAGTTCCAACATATATTGCAAAACTGAAATTTCCACGAAAAATCGTAAGAAAAGTTGACATATGAGAATTTATATTGGTCTCACGTATActcctaactttttttttaaatataatagatCGTTTTTCGCGCTACGCATGGATAATtgatctttaaatttttcaaactCTTTAATGTCAAATATATAGTACAAGAAGAGGGATGACATGCTCGAATTTTGGTTGTTTAAATTTTGCATGCAACTTTATTTTGGCTTCTTTCTAAACTGCCATAAAATTGTGTTTTGTAAGTTTGTCGAAATACCAACATCAGttcaaaatacataaatagttTGGAAGACATtaaaatgttgatttttttttttttgaagatcatCCTCTGAGTTTGGCGTTGTTTTGCTCGAACTCATGCATTACACTAACGGAATCTTAGTTGagggtttaaaaacataaaattttagttgGGGATTTTTCTTCCCATTTAAAAATAGTTCAGGTTAAACccttaaaaaattgtttttttttgtctttttgctCCTTATTTTCTGGAATTTTCATTGAATTACTTGCCACTAGTGGAATAAGACAGAATTGGAACTATGTGCTGTGTTTGCACGTGAAATCTCGTCTTTTGCCATAGCCATTACCTTGCGCTAGTGCTTCATAATGAGTTATTCCTGTTGATAACCCATTTATGTTTTATATGCTTCTTGGTCCAATATAGTTGGACCCATGTATATCATTATCACCAAATGAGACTAACTAATCTCAGTGTTTTTCAGGTTCAAGATCCTCAAGAGCAAAGCCTTTACATTGGACATCATGTTTGAAGATTGCAGAAGATGTAGCTCAAGGCTTGTACTACATTCACCAAACATCATCAGCATTAGTCCATGGAAACCTTAAATCAACGAACATCCTCCTCGGACATGACTTCGAAGCTTGTTTAACAGGTTACTGCCTCAGCGTCCTGAtagactcttcttcttcttcagtttcaCCTGATGATGCTGACACTTCCTCTTACAAAGCCCCTGAGATCAGAAAATCATCTCGTAGACCCACTTCCAAATGCGATGTCTACTCCTTTGGTGTTCTTGATCTTTGAGCTTTTGACTGGTAAGAGCGAATCTATGCATCCGTTTATGGCGCCGAAGGATATGCTTGCATGGGTTAGAGCAatgagagaagaagaggaaggtgcATGAGGATAGTAGGCTTGGTATGATGACTGGAACAGCTTGTCTTTGCCGCGTGACATCGCCAGAGTAAAGGCCAACGATGAGGCAAGTGATTAAGATGATTCAGAGAATTAGAGAGAGTGTTATGGCTGAAGAGAATGATCCGTTCCAGTGAAGAGTCTAACTCGTAGGCTTCCCTCCGACCAGTTTTCTCAGTGGAGGAGCTAAATTTAGAAGAAATGATAATATAAAGGCGTAAAATGTAATTGTCTTAGGATGTGGGGTCGGAATCGTAATAGCTTTGAAATTTAGAGGATGAAACTCaaagaaagtattttttttttcttcttttttccgtAGATGATGACTGTGGGTTTAGGTCCCCCCCACCTGTCAGGATATTTATGGTCCATTTCCAAAATGAGAGGCCCAATTTTGCAAGTATTCACTCACTATTAAGCAGCTCTAAAGGTGTCGTTAAATATTGGGCAATGCGTTGTTTAGGCTACTCGAAATCAGCACTTGAAACGGAAAGTAAGGCACTGTTGGCAGCAGtacaatgtaatatttttttgggtTACAAGAAGATCATTTTTGAATGTGACT
The nucleotide sequence above comes from Brassica napus cultivar Da-Ae chromosome A9, Da-Ae, whole genome shotgun sequence. Encoded proteins:
- the LOC106366308 gene encoding microtubule-associated protein RP/EB family member 1C, giving the protein MAANIGIMDSAYFVGRTEILAWINSALHLNLSKVEEACSGAVHCQLMDSVHPGTVPMHKVNFDAKSEYEMIQNYKVLQDVFNKLKLTKHIEVSKLVKGRPLDNLEFMQWMKKYCDSVNGGQLHNYHALERREACKGGKEATRRAASGKSSSSSAAPRPSSSNGTRKHEPASSNAGNHHSSRAPSSKQTKPAPAAAAAAYDEKITELKLYIDSLEKERDFYFSKLRDVEILCQNPDTEHLPLVGSIKRILYAADGEDLGAAAAETQTLSPIAEGSEERRNSAIESQKRKLIVNQDVDAAAITSLSPRQRLSDSSDVKCSGSSPLLTC
- the LOC106366304 gene encoding F-box protein SKIP2, with the translated sequence MGQAPSSTAESTAREIDLRLTSPVIVSGRGESMDLENSGAVTDRDYTEDLPGECLAHVFQYLGAGDRKRCSLVCKRWLFVDGQNRHRLSLDARDEILSFLPSMFDRFDSVTKLALRCDRKSLSLSDEALVMISVRCSNLTRVKLRGCREITDLGMVEFAKNCGNLKKLSVGSCNFGAEGVNAMLENCKALEELSVKRLRGIHEAPELVGSSSSLRSVCLKELVNGQVFEPLVANTRTLKTLKIIRCLGDWDKVLKTIGEGDSSLSEIHLERLQVSDFGLSAVSKCSKVETLHIVKTPECSNYGLIDVAERCKLLRKLHIDGWRTNRIGDEGLMAVAKNCLNLQELVLIGVNATHMSLAAIASNCEKLERLALCGSGTIGDTEIACIAKKCGALRKFCIKGCAVSDLGIEALAVGCPNLVKLKVKKCKVVTGEIGEWLRERRRTLVVCMDGDGSEATVAPEGEVETVVGEPRVGQAGGAAEVGSGNGGGSRLAMIRSKFGFLGGRNLITCTFGRWSHNDNGTSST
- the LOC106366303 gene encoding tRNA-dihydrouridine(16/17) synthase [NAD(P)(+)]-like; this translates as MTQNPDPNPDPSQDDLLSSEQQQQQPESLSIDTRVEQAWAHWKKLGKPKYIVAPMVDNSELPFRLLCQKYGAQAAYTPMLHSRVFTETEKYRNQEFTTCKEDRPLFVQFCANDPDTLLEAAKRVQPYCDYVDINLGCPQRIAKRGNYGAFLMDNLPLVKSLVKKLAQNLTVPVSCKIRIFPNLQDTLNYAKMLEEAGCSLLAVHGRTRDEKDGKKFRADWGAIKEVREALRIPVLANGNVRCVEDVDECIRETGVEGVLSAETLLENPAAFAGFRTAEWAKEEGYVDGGLDQGDLVVEYLKLCEKHPVPWRMIRSHVHKMLGDWFRVHPQVREEFNAQNILTFEFLYGLVDQLKELGGRVPLYKKRKIDTPQSP